The proteins below come from a single Epinephelus moara isolate mb chromosome 19, YSFRI_EMoa_1.0, whole genome shotgun sequence genomic window:
- the slf2 gene encoding SMC5-SMC6 complex localization factor protein 2 isoform X2, with amino-acid sequence MLPFQSPEPCYRDRLGPPWHPPYPPGPVHSSGFVPSSPTNIGASVNRFQTMPRGRLGPQPHQQRQPSGSFCPSGYAPVTPTSSSTTANRPPGIFYPAPPQFMKDLSNHSPSSHIRRDQGTESKDSWSYSGNKNVTAQRQDSNKAQSSEVRGSIQTIQLHRPPITSSFNTRAVQGVCTLAPSGSEHWSPASGPPDSQVPPLVYQPSPSPQSSVRSSGSSLPNMHSPVAPCQDQQHKRTPSRENLIPVVDYNCSSQKRCREFEDCDDSAKKLCLPAINTGKAQTPKPTVGNSLNTSLMSQPSSRHSSVLELSPKTIDRHLCSEPEPARGQSACLELSSMFKPTQSSCASLTPKTCVERQPSTGAQQACLNFTQNHTLLIELRSPPKPDEESLRKRSVENDKRDRSDPLLSSEVPQKDTGSSPHAQFGNHLSGHTHRNTSVLPVKTLSRGNHVEESRKSDNSTPKPASKTNSGSLSCRTAERTKNPRPKRSVAIPNDIDELFTPDPLTYVFSTGHKTVKLRTDGIKSPSSEKGCPSSTVTSSSTSVTASLCRKTGSSHAVDTQDSSPAPLPQVYMPTVALERVKLENLKPICSKNSKLKKSPTSSSGRQLKDESVKSDEKHTSLLPNNVGTCALETETVTTTATSHHSPSPLLERQASEGRRKTVSEEDPIDVELDLDLSFAVDVDLTQSSQSSEDEQLISLQEMMERVTKPPDTPEKGAFSEPSTPGHRSSQSKTPLPSTTKCGTYKNNLDQMLKEINSTKRAKELEAQLLTACEEDLLRIAEYEEAEENREEGVSTEQQEFLQRYSLMSNAIREVPPGEVVFNLEKFGQIFSQDTLQLRQCMVSPQGAAQKTLLWSSPAQLRLHLNIGLFQEAFDCHSPCPAQVTRFLFKMMSVHNERIVSEKILQALCDIACTAAYQIVKNGNQQFKVWVPSLADVALVLMNMGIAFVTLFPFENLQPPFTEGDLLEDICIKSESPSSNKEQTIFPEHNCNNILKYLSYCMGLCPKAYSDDELLLLLTVVGRVGLDTRLILQSSVELYPLQYKVVNNIKDWDTMLPRICRALTDLTDDHHNMCLLVQLLPDNTRGKQLRRHLSLSMISKLLDGNCTYRPTEKEFQLSKLRPYLPRMQPSTLLRCMLSSSSRSQKEKEDDMNTLDQQSYYLCYSLLTLANEASNFQFFPAHQKKQLLVLCYELETHVKCDIRESEKCLYRSKVKDLVARIYTKWSMLLQRTRPLHGKLYDYWQPLSVDTLTSSQEEEEVVISDDEEGPVMEESEEEEPNETGTEEVAMISEDEDKEERDDTTDDTDKTEDYIKPDETEADDTMDTNKMRGDVKPEETVGDDTVDTNETGGDVKPDETEADSTIDTNKMRGDIKPEETEGDDTVDTNETGGDIKPDETEADDIMDTNETGGDVKPEGMEGDNAMDDTKETEEATETILRELNHEMPEMEPYVHEQVEARNAEHTEVETENLVEARKTSHHNQVAACDLL; translated from the exons ATGTTGCCATTTCAAAGCCCTGAGCCATGCTACAGGGACAGACTGGGTCCACCATGGCACCCCCCTTATCCTCCGGGACCAGTCCATTCATCAGGGTTTGTTCCAAGCAGCCCAACTAACATTGGTGCCTCCGTGAATAGGTTCCAAACCATGCCAAGAGGCAGACTTGGTCCTCAGCCCCACCAACAGCGTCAACCTTCAGGGTCTTTCTGCCCATCTGGGTATGCTCCAGTCACACCAACAAGTAGTAGTACTACAGCTAATAGGCCGCCGGGCATCTTTTACCCTGCACCCCCTCAATTCATGAAGGATTTAAGCAACCACTCCCCATCTTCCCACATCAGGAGAGATCAAGGGACTGAATCCAAGGACAGCTGGTCTTACTCaggaaacaaaaatgtaactgCACAAAGACAAGACTCAAACAAg GCTCAATCAAGCGAGGTGAGAGGTTCCATACAAACTATCCAGCTCCATCGACCCCCTATTACCTCATCATTCAACACCAGAGCAGTTCAAGGAGTTTGCACACTGGCCCCCTCAGGCTCAGAGCATTGGAGCCCTGCCAGTGGCCCCCCTGACAGCCAGGTGCCCCCGCTTGTCTACCAGCCTTCTCCGAGTCCCCAGTCTTCTGTCAGGAGTAGTGGTTCCAGTTTACCCAACATGCACAGTCCTGTAGCTCCTTGCCAG GACCAACAACATAAACGAACACCTTCAAGAGAAAACTTAATTCCAG TTGTGGACTATAATTGCTCATCTCAGAAGAGGTGCAGGGAGTTTGAGGACTGTGACGACAGTGCCAAGAAACTGTGTCTTCCAGCTATAAACACAGGCAAAGCACAGACACCAAAGCCTACTGTTGGCAACTCACTCAACACTTCACTGATGTCTCAGCCGTCATCGAGGCATTCTTCAGTCTTGGAACTGTCACCCAAAACCATTGATCGCCATCTGTGCTCAGAACCAGAACCAGCACGTGGTCAGTCAGCATGCCTGGAACTGTCATCCATGTTTAAACCCACCCAGTCATCCTGTGCATCACTGACACCCAAAACTTGTGTAGAGAGACAACCATCAACGGGGGCGCAGCAAGCCTGTTTAAATTTCACCCAGAATCATACTTTGTTAATAGAGTTAAGGTCACCTCCAAAACCAGATGAAGAGAGTTTGAGGAAAAGAAGTGTGGAAAACGATAAAAGGGATAGGTCAGACCCTTTGTTATCCTCCGAGGTTCCCCAGAAGGACACTGGTAGCTCACCTCATGCTCAGTTTGGCAACCACCTCTCTGGTCATACTCACCGTAATACTTCAGTCTTGCCAGTCAAGACCCTGAGCAGAGGAAATCATGTGGAGGAGAGCAGAAAGTCGGACAACAGCACTCCAAAACCAGCCTCAAAGACGAATTCAGGTTCTCTGAGTTGTCGCACGGCAGAACGGACCAAAAACCCCCGTCCAAAAAGATCTGTTGCAATCCCTAATGATATAGATGAGCTGTTCACCCCTGATCCCTTGACCTATGTATTCAGCACTGGCCATAAGACTGTAAAGCTCAGGACAGATGGGATCAAATCCCCATCCTCAGAGAAAGGATGTCCATCCAGCACTGTGACCAGCTCCAGTACTTCTGTTACTGCATCCTTGTGTCGCAAAACTGGTTCTTCTCATGCAGTGGACACCCAAGACTCATCACCAGCTCCTCTCCCACAAGTCTACATGCCAACTGTGGCATTAGAGCGGGTAAAACTTGAGAACTTAAAACCCATTTGCTCCAAAAACAGTAAACTCAAAAAGAGCCCCACCAGTTCTTCGGGCAGGCAGCTTAAGGATGAGAGTGTTAAATCTGATGAGAAACACACATCTCTCCTCCCCAACAATGTGGGAACATGCGCTTTAGAGACTGAGACTGTGACCACAACTGCTACATCTCATCATTCTCCGTCTCCACTGTTGGAGAGGCAGGCAAGTGAAGGGCGTAGAAAGACGGTGAGTGAAGAGGATCCTATAGATGTGGAGCTGGACCTGGACTTGAGCTTTGCAGTAGATGTGGATCTAACCCAGAGCTCCCAGAGCAGTGAGGACGAACAGCTGATTTCCCTGCAGGAGATGATGGAGCGTGTTACCAAGCCTCCAGATACGCCGGAGAAGGGAGCCTTCTCAGAGCCCAGTACACCTGGACATCGCAGCAGCCAGTCAAAAACT CCATTGCCATCCACGACAAAGTGTGGTACCTACAAGAACAACCTCGACCAGATGCTGAAGGAAATTAACTCCACTAAAAG AGCCAAAGAGCTCGAGGCACAACTTCTAACTGCATGTGAAGAGGACCTGTTGAGAATAGCTGAATACGAGGAGGCTGAGGAGAACCGAGAGGAGGGTGTCTCCACCGAACAACA GGAATTCTTGCAGCGCTACTCTTTGATGTCCAATGCAATCAGGGAAGTGCCTCCAGGAGAAGTCGTGTTCAACCTGGAGAAATTTGGCCAGATCTTCAGCCAAGATACACTGCAGCTCAGACAATGCATGGTCAGTCCACAGGGGGCAGCACAGAAAACGCTTCTTTG GTCCAGCCCTGCTCAGCTGAGACTGCATTTAAATATTGGATTGTTCCAGGAAGCTTTCGACTGTCACTCGCCCTGTCCAGCTCAGGTTACCCGTTTCCTATTCAAG ATGATGTCAGTCCACAATGAGAGGATAGTATCTGAAAAGATTCTTCAGGCCCTCTGTGACATCGCTTGCACAGCTGCTTATCAGATAG TGAAAAATGGAAATCAACAGTTTAAAGTGTGGGTGCCCAGTTTGGCCGATGTGGCCTTGGTCCTGATGAATATGGGAATTGCGTTTGTCACTCTCTTCCCTTTTGAGAACCTGCAGCCTCCATTCACAGAGGGAGATTTGCT GGAGGACATCTGTATCAAAAGTGAGAGTCCCTCTAGTAACAAGGAGCAGACCATTTTCCCCGAGCACAACTGCAACAACATCCTGAAG TACCTGTCTTACTGTATGGGCCTCTGTCCAAAGGCGTACAGTGACGatgagctgctgttgttgcttaCCGTGGTGGGAAGGGTGGGCCTGGACACACGGCTCATCCTCCAGTCCAGTGTGGAACTGTACCCTTTACAGTACAAAGTAGTCAACAACATCAAGGACTGGGACACCATG CTGCCCAGAATCTGTCGAGCCCTGACCGATCTGACAGATGACCACCACAACATGTGCCTGCTTGTTCAACTGCTGCCTGACAACACACGTGGAAA GCAACTGCGGAGACATCTGAGTCTGTCCATGATCTCAAAACTGCTGGACGGAAATTGCACTTACAGACCTACAGAAAAGGAGTTTCAG CTCTCTAAACTGAGGCCATACCTGCCTCGTATGCAACCCTCCACCCTTCTCCGATGCATGCTGAGCTCCTCCAGCAGGagtcagaaagagaaagaagacgACATGAACACCTTAGACCAACAG TCCTACTACCTCTGCTACAGCCTTCTGACCTTGGCAAATGAAGCTTCCAATTTTCAGTTCTTCCCAGCTCATCAAAAG AAGCAGCTGCTGGTTTTATGCTATGAGCTAGAAACGCATGTTAAGTGTGACATTAGAGAGAGCGAGAAATGTCTCTACCGGAGCAAG GTCAAGGACCTGGTGGCCAGGATCTACACCAAGTGGTCGATGCTCCTTCAGAGGACCAGGCCCCTCCAT GGTAAGCTGTATGATTATTGGCAGCCTTTGTCTGTGGATACATTGACAAGCAGccaagaagaggaggaggtggtcaTCAGTGATGATGAAGAGGGGCCGGTGATGGAGGAGAGTGAAGAAGAGGAACCCAATGAAACTGGAACTGAAGAGGTTGCAATGATATCTGAGGACGAGGACAAGGAAGAGCGAGATGATACAACGGATGACACGGATAAAACGGAGGATTACATAAAGCCAGACGAAACAGAGGCAGACGATACAATGGACACAAACAAGATGAGGGGCGACgtaaagccagaagaaacggTGGGAGATGATACAGTGGACACAAACGAGACTGGGGGTGACGTAAAGCCAGACGAAACAGAGGCAGACAGTACAATCGACACAAACAAGATGAGGGGCGACATAAAGCCGGAAGAAACGGAGGGAGATGATACAGTGGACACAAACGAGACTGGGGGCGACATAAAGCCAGATGAAACAGAGGCAGACGATATAATGGACACAAATGAGACTGGGGGCGACGTAAAGCCAGAAGGAATGGAGGGAGATAATGCAATGGATGACACAAAGGAAACTGAGGAAGCAACAGAAACAATACTAAGGGAGTTGAACCACGAGATGCCAGAGATGGAGCCTTACGTACACGAGCAAGTGGAGGCTAGAAATGCAGAGCATACTGAGGTGGAGACTGAAAATCTGGTTGAGGCAAGAAAAACATCTCACCACAACCAGGTGGCAGCATGTGATCTACTGTAG
- the LOC126406980 gene encoding phosphoglycerate mutase 1-like gives MAVYKLVLIRHGESNWNQENRFCGWFDADLSETGEKEAKRGGQALKDAGFQFDICYTSVLKRAIRTLWLALDSIDQMWVPVHRTWRLNERHYGGLTGLNKAETAAKHGEAQVKIWRRSFDIPPPPMGPDHDYYSIISKDRRYADLTEDQLPSCESLKDTIARALPYWNEEIAPQIKRGKRVLIAAHGNSLRGIVKHLEGMSDEAIMELNLPTGIPILYELDKNLKPVKPMQFLGDEETVRKAMAAVAAQGKAKK, from the exons ATGGCTGTGTACAAGTTAGTGCTGATTCGTCACGGAGAGAGCAACTGGAACCAGGAGAATCGGTTCTGCGGCTGGTTCGATGCAGATCTGAGCGAAACCGGAGAAAAGGAGGCGAAGAGAGGTGGACAGGCCCTGAAAG ATGCAGGCTTTCAGTTTGACATTTGCTACACCTCTGTGCTGAAGCGAGCCATCAGGACACTGTGGCTAGCCCTGGACAGCATTGACCAGATGTGGGTGCCGGTGCATCGGACCTGGCGGCTCAATGAGCGTCACTACGGAGGCCTGACGGGGCTAAACAAGGCAGAGACTGCCGCCAAGCACGGAGAGGCTCAGGTGAAGATCTGGAGGCGCTCGTTTGACATCCCACCTCCCCCCATGGGCCCAGACCATGACTACTACAGCATCATCAGCAAG GATCGTCGCTATGCAGATCTGACCGAGGACCAGCTTCCTTCCTGTGAGAGCCTTAAGGACACCATCGCACGGGCGCTGCCCTACTGGAATGAGGAGATAGCCCCTCAGATCAAACGGGGAAAGAGGGTGCTCATCGCTGCTCATGGAAACAGTCTGAGGGGGATCGTTAAGCACCTGGAGG GAATGTCCGATGAAGCCATCATGGAGCTGAACCTGCCAACAGGCATCCCCATCCTCTACGAGCTCGACAAGAACCTGAAGCCCGTGAAGCCGATGCAGTTCCTGGGAGATGAGGAGACTGTACGCAAAGCCATGGCGGCCGTGGCCGCTCAAGGAAAAGCCAAGAAGTAA
- the slf2 gene encoding SMC5-SMC6 complex localization factor protein 2 isoform X1 → MRKATENQGNTRKHTENLSPRNKVKDLVIQQHFRSHFTPFLQETPVKPSQVPNWLSHPPSRRMLPFQSPEPCYRDRLGPPWHPPYPPGPVHSSGFVPSSPTNIGASVNRFQTMPRGRLGPQPHQQRQPSGSFCPSGYAPVTPTSSSTTANRPPGIFYPAPPQFMKDLSNHSPSSHIRRDQGTESKDSWSYSGNKNVTAQRQDSNKAQSSEVRGSIQTIQLHRPPITSSFNTRAVQGVCTLAPSGSEHWSPASGPPDSQVPPLVYQPSPSPQSSVRSSGSSLPNMHSPVAPCQDQQHKRTPSRENLIPVVDYNCSSQKRCREFEDCDDSAKKLCLPAINTGKAQTPKPTVGNSLNTSLMSQPSSRHSSVLELSPKTIDRHLCSEPEPARGQSACLELSSMFKPTQSSCASLTPKTCVERQPSTGAQQACLNFTQNHTLLIELRSPPKPDEESLRKRSVENDKRDRSDPLLSSEVPQKDTGSSPHAQFGNHLSGHTHRNTSVLPVKTLSRGNHVEESRKSDNSTPKPASKTNSGSLSCRTAERTKNPRPKRSVAIPNDIDELFTPDPLTYVFSTGHKTVKLRTDGIKSPSSEKGCPSSTVTSSSTSVTASLCRKTGSSHAVDTQDSSPAPLPQVYMPTVALERVKLENLKPICSKNSKLKKSPTSSSGRQLKDESVKSDEKHTSLLPNNVGTCALETETVTTTATSHHSPSPLLERQASEGRRKTVSEEDPIDVELDLDLSFAVDVDLTQSSQSSEDEQLISLQEMMERVTKPPDTPEKGAFSEPSTPGHRSSQSKTPLPSTTKCGTYKNNLDQMLKEINSTKRAKELEAQLLTACEEDLLRIAEYEEAEENREEGVSTEQQEFLQRYSLMSNAIREVPPGEVVFNLEKFGQIFSQDTLQLRQCMVSPQGAAQKTLLWSSPAQLRLHLNIGLFQEAFDCHSPCPAQVTRFLFKMMSVHNERIVSEKILQALCDIACTAAYQIVKNGNQQFKVWVPSLADVALVLMNMGIAFVTLFPFENLQPPFTEGDLLEDICIKSESPSSNKEQTIFPEHNCNNILKYLSYCMGLCPKAYSDDELLLLLTVVGRVGLDTRLILQSSVELYPLQYKVVNNIKDWDTMLPRICRALTDLTDDHHNMCLLVQLLPDNTRGKQLRRHLSLSMISKLLDGNCTYRPTEKEFQLSKLRPYLPRMQPSTLLRCMLSSSSRSQKEKEDDMNTLDQQSYYLCYSLLTLANEASNFQFFPAHQKKQLLVLCYELETHVKCDIRESEKCLYRSKVKDLVARIYTKWSMLLQRTRPLHGKLYDYWQPLSVDTLTSSQEEEEVVISDDEEGPVMEESEEEEPNETGTEEVAMISEDEDKEERDDTTDDTDKTEDYIKPDETEADDTMDTNKMRGDVKPEETVGDDTVDTNETGGDVKPDETEADSTIDTNKMRGDIKPEETEGDDTVDTNETGGDIKPDETEADDIMDTNETGGDVKPEGMEGDNAMDDTKETEEATETILRELNHEMPEMEPYVHEQVEARNAEHTEVETENLVEARKTSHHNQVAACDLL, encoded by the exons ATGAGAAAAGCAACAGAAAACCAAGGAAACACTCG AAAACATACTGAAAATTTATCCCCGAGGAATAAAG TGAAGGACCTCGTAATCCAGCAGCACTTCAGATCCCATTTCACACCTTTTCTCCAGGAGACTCCAGTGAAGCCCTCTCAGGTCCCTAACTGGCTCTCTCACCCACCTTCTAGGAGAATGTTGCCATTTCAAAGCCCTGAGCCATGCTACAGGGACAGACTGGGTCCACCATGGCACCCCCCTTATCCTCCGGGACCAGTCCATTCATCAGGGTTTGTTCCAAGCAGCCCAACTAACATTGGTGCCTCCGTGAATAGGTTCCAAACCATGCCAAGAGGCAGACTTGGTCCTCAGCCCCACCAACAGCGTCAACCTTCAGGGTCTTTCTGCCCATCTGGGTATGCTCCAGTCACACCAACAAGTAGTAGTACTACAGCTAATAGGCCGCCGGGCATCTTTTACCCTGCACCCCCTCAATTCATGAAGGATTTAAGCAACCACTCCCCATCTTCCCACATCAGGAGAGATCAAGGGACTGAATCCAAGGACAGCTGGTCTTACTCaggaaacaaaaatgtaactgCACAAAGACAAGACTCAAACAAg GCTCAATCAAGCGAGGTGAGAGGTTCCATACAAACTATCCAGCTCCATCGACCCCCTATTACCTCATCATTCAACACCAGAGCAGTTCAAGGAGTTTGCACACTGGCCCCCTCAGGCTCAGAGCATTGGAGCCCTGCCAGTGGCCCCCCTGACAGCCAGGTGCCCCCGCTTGTCTACCAGCCTTCTCCGAGTCCCCAGTCTTCTGTCAGGAGTAGTGGTTCCAGTTTACCCAACATGCACAGTCCTGTAGCTCCTTGCCAG GACCAACAACATAAACGAACACCTTCAAGAGAAAACTTAATTCCAG TTGTGGACTATAATTGCTCATCTCAGAAGAGGTGCAGGGAGTTTGAGGACTGTGACGACAGTGCCAAGAAACTGTGTCTTCCAGCTATAAACACAGGCAAAGCACAGACACCAAAGCCTACTGTTGGCAACTCACTCAACACTTCACTGATGTCTCAGCCGTCATCGAGGCATTCTTCAGTCTTGGAACTGTCACCCAAAACCATTGATCGCCATCTGTGCTCAGAACCAGAACCAGCACGTGGTCAGTCAGCATGCCTGGAACTGTCATCCATGTTTAAACCCACCCAGTCATCCTGTGCATCACTGACACCCAAAACTTGTGTAGAGAGACAACCATCAACGGGGGCGCAGCAAGCCTGTTTAAATTTCACCCAGAATCATACTTTGTTAATAGAGTTAAGGTCACCTCCAAAACCAGATGAAGAGAGTTTGAGGAAAAGAAGTGTGGAAAACGATAAAAGGGATAGGTCAGACCCTTTGTTATCCTCCGAGGTTCCCCAGAAGGACACTGGTAGCTCACCTCATGCTCAGTTTGGCAACCACCTCTCTGGTCATACTCACCGTAATACTTCAGTCTTGCCAGTCAAGACCCTGAGCAGAGGAAATCATGTGGAGGAGAGCAGAAAGTCGGACAACAGCACTCCAAAACCAGCCTCAAAGACGAATTCAGGTTCTCTGAGTTGTCGCACGGCAGAACGGACCAAAAACCCCCGTCCAAAAAGATCTGTTGCAATCCCTAATGATATAGATGAGCTGTTCACCCCTGATCCCTTGACCTATGTATTCAGCACTGGCCATAAGACTGTAAAGCTCAGGACAGATGGGATCAAATCCCCATCCTCAGAGAAAGGATGTCCATCCAGCACTGTGACCAGCTCCAGTACTTCTGTTACTGCATCCTTGTGTCGCAAAACTGGTTCTTCTCATGCAGTGGACACCCAAGACTCATCACCAGCTCCTCTCCCACAAGTCTACATGCCAACTGTGGCATTAGAGCGGGTAAAACTTGAGAACTTAAAACCCATTTGCTCCAAAAACAGTAAACTCAAAAAGAGCCCCACCAGTTCTTCGGGCAGGCAGCTTAAGGATGAGAGTGTTAAATCTGATGAGAAACACACATCTCTCCTCCCCAACAATGTGGGAACATGCGCTTTAGAGACTGAGACTGTGACCACAACTGCTACATCTCATCATTCTCCGTCTCCACTGTTGGAGAGGCAGGCAAGTGAAGGGCGTAGAAAGACGGTGAGTGAAGAGGATCCTATAGATGTGGAGCTGGACCTGGACTTGAGCTTTGCAGTAGATGTGGATCTAACCCAGAGCTCCCAGAGCAGTGAGGACGAACAGCTGATTTCCCTGCAGGAGATGATGGAGCGTGTTACCAAGCCTCCAGATACGCCGGAGAAGGGAGCCTTCTCAGAGCCCAGTACACCTGGACATCGCAGCAGCCAGTCAAAAACT CCATTGCCATCCACGACAAAGTGTGGTACCTACAAGAACAACCTCGACCAGATGCTGAAGGAAATTAACTCCACTAAAAG AGCCAAAGAGCTCGAGGCACAACTTCTAACTGCATGTGAAGAGGACCTGTTGAGAATAGCTGAATACGAGGAGGCTGAGGAGAACCGAGAGGAGGGTGTCTCCACCGAACAACA GGAATTCTTGCAGCGCTACTCTTTGATGTCCAATGCAATCAGGGAAGTGCCTCCAGGAGAAGTCGTGTTCAACCTGGAGAAATTTGGCCAGATCTTCAGCCAAGATACACTGCAGCTCAGACAATGCATGGTCAGTCCACAGGGGGCAGCACAGAAAACGCTTCTTTG GTCCAGCCCTGCTCAGCTGAGACTGCATTTAAATATTGGATTGTTCCAGGAAGCTTTCGACTGTCACTCGCCCTGTCCAGCTCAGGTTACCCGTTTCCTATTCAAG ATGATGTCAGTCCACAATGAGAGGATAGTATCTGAAAAGATTCTTCAGGCCCTCTGTGACATCGCTTGCACAGCTGCTTATCAGATAG TGAAAAATGGAAATCAACAGTTTAAAGTGTGGGTGCCCAGTTTGGCCGATGTGGCCTTGGTCCTGATGAATATGGGAATTGCGTTTGTCACTCTCTTCCCTTTTGAGAACCTGCAGCCTCCATTCACAGAGGGAGATTTGCT GGAGGACATCTGTATCAAAAGTGAGAGTCCCTCTAGTAACAAGGAGCAGACCATTTTCCCCGAGCACAACTGCAACAACATCCTGAAG TACCTGTCTTACTGTATGGGCCTCTGTCCAAAGGCGTACAGTGACGatgagctgctgttgttgcttaCCGTGGTGGGAAGGGTGGGCCTGGACACACGGCTCATCCTCCAGTCCAGTGTGGAACTGTACCCTTTACAGTACAAAGTAGTCAACAACATCAAGGACTGGGACACCATG CTGCCCAGAATCTGTCGAGCCCTGACCGATCTGACAGATGACCACCACAACATGTGCCTGCTTGTTCAACTGCTGCCTGACAACACACGTGGAAA GCAACTGCGGAGACATCTGAGTCTGTCCATGATCTCAAAACTGCTGGACGGAAATTGCACTTACAGACCTACAGAAAAGGAGTTTCAG CTCTCTAAACTGAGGCCATACCTGCCTCGTATGCAACCCTCCACCCTTCTCCGATGCATGCTGAGCTCCTCCAGCAGGagtcagaaagagaaagaagacgACATGAACACCTTAGACCAACAG TCCTACTACCTCTGCTACAGCCTTCTGACCTTGGCAAATGAAGCTTCCAATTTTCAGTTCTTCCCAGCTCATCAAAAG AAGCAGCTGCTGGTTTTATGCTATGAGCTAGAAACGCATGTTAAGTGTGACATTAGAGAGAGCGAGAAATGTCTCTACCGGAGCAAG GTCAAGGACCTGGTGGCCAGGATCTACACCAAGTGGTCGATGCTCCTTCAGAGGACCAGGCCCCTCCAT GGTAAGCTGTATGATTATTGGCAGCCTTTGTCTGTGGATACATTGACAAGCAGccaagaagaggaggaggtggtcaTCAGTGATGATGAAGAGGGGCCGGTGATGGAGGAGAGTGAAGAAGAGGAACCCAATGAAACTGGAACTGAAGAGGTTGCAATGATATCTGAGGACGAGGACAAGGAAGAGCGAGATGATACAACGGATGACACGGATAAAACGGAGGATTACATAAAGCCAGACGAAACAGAGGCAGACGATACAATGGACACAAACAAGATGAGGGGCGACgtaaagccagaagaaacggTGGGAGATGATACAGTGGACACAAACGAGACTGGGGGTGACGTAAAGCCAGACGAAACAGAGGCAGACAGTACAATCGACACAAACAAGATGAGGGGCGACATAAAGCCGGAAGAAACGGAGGGAGATGATACAGTGGACACAAACGAGACTGGGGGCGACATAAAGCCAGATGAAACAGAGGCAGACGATATAATGGACACAAATGAGACTGGGGGCGACGTAAAGCCAGAAGGAATGGAGGGAGATAATGCAATGGATGACACAAAGGAAACTGAGGAAGCAACAGAAACAATACTAAGGGAGTTGAACCACGAGATGCCAGAGATGGAGCCTTACGTACACGAGCAAGTGGAGGCTAGAAATGCAGAGCATACTGAGGTGGAGACTGAAAATCTGGTTGAGGCAAGAAAAACATCTCACCACAACCAGGTGGCAGCATGTGATCTACTGTAG
- the marveld1 gene encoding MARVEL domain-containing protein 1: MPPQPPQPQVRKNILKFLESFLGIIRILQIVFGAGLWVTIAANKYEGSIHFVLFVAVLFWLLTLALFFLTLLEKQDLVPLLGGERWLSTNLAHDVAATALYLPVIGIMIYKTKRNSYCNLEQYEHPCMYKVYLTAAVFACLCCLAYLLSLIYGACRKCRGEKTVI, translated from the coding sequence atgccACCCCAACCTCCCCAGCCGCAGGTGAGGAAGAATATCCTTAAGTTCCTCGAGAGTTTTTTGGGAATCATCCGGATCCTGCAGATTGTGTTCGGGGCCGGGCTGTGGGTCACCATCGCCGCAAACAAATACGAAGGATCCATCCACTTCGTCCTGTTCGTGGCGGTCCTCTTCTGGCTCCTCACCCTCGCCCTGTTCTTCCTCaccctgctggaaaagcaggacCTGGTCCCGCTGCTGGGAGGGGAGCGCTGGTTGTCCACCAACCTGGCGCACGACGTGGCCGCCACCGCGCTCTACCTGCCGGTCATAGGGATCATGATCTACAAGACCAAACGCAACTCGTACTGCAACCTGGAGCAGTATGAGCACCCCTGTATGTACAAGGTCTACCTGACGGCCGCCGTGTTCGCCTGCCTGTGCTGCCTGGCTTACCTCCTGTCCCTTATTTATGGAGCGTGCAGGAAGTGTCGGGGAGAAAAGACAGTCATCTGA
- the LOC126406981 gene encoding arginine vasopressin-induced protein 1-like, giving the protein MPPSPVFLRMDTGPASPPSSMVAGPSSLWRLAERRSRKAGSANIFSNVNLWQLQRLFRAAGDQDAEQRAQLVWGHRDEAELAQALIGLRARSHRRGLRANGREALGSHWLRAFNHLRIGESSPSSQGKDPGDDSDPEAGAHSSPEPRRHTSIGTTGRGTGATVVLTESQGPAGTSERPVRTSSGLRRGGENNPERYLHRILH; this is encoded by the exons ATGCCACCTTCTCCAGTGTTTCTCCGGATGGATACCGGACCCgcctcccctccttcctccatGGTGGCGGGCCCTTCCTCGCTGTGGCGGCTGGCTGAGAGGAGGAGCCGGAAGGCTGGCTCGGCAAACATTTTCAGCAACGTCAATCTGTGGCAGCTCCAGAGACTGTTCAGGGCAGCGGGGGATCAGGATGCGGAGCAGAGGGCCCAGCTGGTTTGGGGTCACAGAGATGAGGCAGAACTGGCTCAGGCCTTGATAGGACTGAGGGCCCGAAGTCACAGGAGAGGGCTGAGGGCTAACGGGAGAGAGGCGCTGGGCTCACACTGGCTACGAGCCTTCAATCACCTCAG GATCGGGGAAAGCTCGCCAAGCAGCCAGGGAAAGGATCCAGGTGATGACAGTGATCCCGAGGCAGGAGCACACAGCAGTCCAGAGCCTCGCCGACACACTTCCATAGGGACAACAGGAAGAGGTACAGGGGCCACAGTGGTACTAACTGAGAGCCAGGGCCCTGCAGGGACTTCTGAGAGACCAGTCAGGACCAGCTCAGgactgaggagaggaggagagaacaaCCCAGAGAGATACCTCCACAGAATACTCCACTGA